The Kogia breviceps isolate mKogBre1 chromosome 19, mKogBre1 haplotype 1, whole genome shotgun sequence genome contains the following window.
TTGGGGTTGGGGATGATGGGGAGGAAATAGTCAGGAGGCGTGGGAGGTGGTAAGTGGTGTCAAAGACTTAAGGAATCAAAGTTTTAATATGTAAGGGGGGAGGGAGGTTAGAGGGTCAGCATTACAGATTCAAGGAATTAGAACAGGAGTCAAAGGGGCCAGGAATCAGTCACTACATCAGACAGGATTAGATGGTTAGAGGGCTTTAGAACTTAATCTATTATCATCAAGGTAAGAGGGTTTGGGAGGAAGGGTCGAAGGTCAAAGGGAAGTTTCATGGGGTAGGGTCAGAGGGTGGGACAGTGGTGGTTTCTGCTTCATGGGGTGAATGAGATATGAGGAACGTGATTTGTGGGACCGGGGGTAAGGACTTTTGTGGACTATACACGGGCCAGGGCCCCAGAGAGGGTGCTATTAGCAATACGGCAGGTGTGTGGGTCAGCGAAGCAGTTCCGCCCTGTGGAGGGCACGTGGCACAGTCTCACGgagactggggggtgggggggaaggtccCTCCCTTAGGCACTGATGTGAATGCTACTGGGCATGGATGAGGGTTGGCTGCACGAATCCTAGAGGCTAAAAACCAAGGGGGTACCAGGTGGGTCGGGgtggggtcagaggtcagagggGGGTGGTTCAGAGGGTAAAGGGGTCAGAGGGGTGGGAAGATTTTGAGGGGTGCGGGGTGAAGACTTACGCAGCGTTGTGGGCCCTCCCCCGCGCGGGGCCGCCGCGGCCCTTACCCTTGTGCAGCACGGCGTTGGCCGGCTTGTTCCCCGCCAGCGACTCCTTGGAGAGGTGCTGGTGGCTCTCGGCCAGGCACTCGGCCTCGGCGAAGCGGGCGTGGAGGGCCATGGCGGGGTGCGCCGGCTCCTGTGATAGGTTCAGGTAGGCCGCCCGCCGCAGCTGCTCCTCAATCACCAGCGCCTGCTCCAGGAGCTAAGGGCGCGGGGAGGGGGTGAGTGCAGGGACCCGCCAGCAGCAAGCACGCAGCTCGGGGCTGGAGGCCCTCACTGCCCTCACCACCGGCCCGGACCCCCAGCTCCACTCCAACACTGGCTGCGACCCCGATCCGGGCACAGGGCCAAACACAAGGTGACCCTCTGGTCTCTGCCTCAAGCATCGCCTCAACCCTCAAGGTGTTAACCTTGCCTACATTCCAGCCAGATCCCGTCCCACTTGTGACCCAAGCCCCTGTTCAACACTGCTCCTTTCCTCCCTCATCCTCACCTTGAATCTCCGGGCCAGGAACTTATTTTTCATCTCCAGAAAGTTCCCCTTATTGGCTTCAGTTTTAAATGGCTCGTTGATAATGGCAAACTGGGCATCATTCTGGATGTCCTGCCACCGTGCGTAGCCATGGCTGCCAAGGAAGGAAGTGGACCATCAAGGAATTCAACAGGGCTAGGCTGGGCTGTGAACACGCCTCCCTTTTGGCCTGGTCGCCCCAAAGTGTGGCACTAGGCCCCCTTCCCTAAGTGCGGACTCATCTTCTCTGTAGTTCCCCTCTCTCCAGGTtgagagaacattttttttttcttgcatttgtATCCAAGGATACAGGACAATCCCAGCCAGAAGCCAATAGTCATGTCTTCGGTGCCAGATCTCATTGAGTTTCCCCGAGGAAATAGCTGCCCGTTCCTCATTCTGCCACAGCGTGTGGAGCTCTGAAAAGAGGACAGAAGACCGATGAGGCATCCAGAGTTTGTGAAGCACATCCAGCCCAGAGGACTGGtacagaggagggaactgaaCAGTGGGACAGGACTAAGGGCTTTTCAGGAGGAACAGGGCAGGGTTAGGTGAGGGGTTAGGAATAAAACTAGTTACAAACAAGGTTCAAGTTAGGATTAAGAGTGCAGGTAGGATTAAGGCAGCTCTGGAGTTAGGAGTACACTTAAGGAGGGCCAAGGGCAAGGATCAGAGACAGCGTGCACCATTCCATTGGCAGTTACTTGGAATTAAAGGCGGAAGGAGGCCTCAGGCCCAAAGAGAAACCCCATGAGGATGAGCTAACCCCAGTGAGGAGCAGAGGGCAGTGAGGACGccccacctgtgaagccaccatcTGCAATATTGAACATGAACCGCGgcttctctgccttctcctcaCGTCGCCCGTTGGACCGCAGCTCGTCTCGAGGAGGTCCAGGTCGAAGCTCCCGGTCCCCTTTTACATCTTCTGCTACGGCAGATGGGGCAGAGCTCACACCTCAGGAGAGTCTCCTCCCAGGTCCCAAGACTACACTCTGTAGTGTACTGGCCCCTGGAACAGCTACCCACCCAGGACCCAGGCATTTGGTTCCCAAgactccacctcccctccccggaTTCCCTCGGGGAGCCAGGTGTCCGGTCCTCCCTCCCGTTACCTCTCTTGCCCAAATCCCCCGTCTCCCCCTCCGGCCTCTCCCTGTGTTCCTGTCCATCCATcggcttctcctcccccctctctcctgGTGTCGACTCCGTGGCTGTGGGAGGGGGTAGGGGACAGGAAGGGAGGATGTCACCCTCATCCCCTGACCCCAGAAGAGGGAACCCCCAAATTCTAAGCCCCCCATCACCCCTAAGGCCATGCACCCACCTGACTTCTCTCTGTCCCCACGGTACCCAGGTTCAGGCTCCATCTCTCCAGGTACCCCTGGCACCTCATCCTCTAGAGGAATCTTCCTTGGCTCCAGCCGCTCCCCAGGtgatggggctgggctgggggtatCAGCCTAAAAGAGGACAAAGGAGTCAGGATGAAGTGGCGGCTCCTAGGCACCAGCCTCCATGACTCCCTCCCCTCAAAGGGAGCCAGGTAGCCACACACCTCTGTTTCCATCTTCTCCCCAGCTTTGCTATTCTTCTCTGGCCTCTCCTCCTGGTTTTCTGCTTCATCCTTCTCCAGAGGTGTCCTCACGCCGTCTCCTTTCTCACTGGGGGCTGGAGTAGCTGCAGGGGGGTAAGGCAGAGTGAGGCGGGCAAACTCCcgccccaaccccagcccctcgGCGGCTAACGGACACTGGCCCCATCTGTCTCTCCCGCCATCCTGAGCTGATTACCGGGTTTTGAGGTGCAAGGACTGTTTGCGGCAGAAGCCTCAGGAGTGGTGGGAGACGTTTTGGTAGGAGAGGAGGCTCTGGAGGAGCGCTTGGAGTCGGCACTGGGGTCGGGCACCAGCTCCGGCACAGACCAGCGCCCGTTGATGTGCTCGAACTCCTGAACCTGGAGGCGCGGGGAAGCCGTAGGGACGGGGATCAGCTCCAGCGACCGGACACAGAGCAAGCCCCAGCGCTTCCCCCTGTCTCGCACCAGCGGGAGTCCGGAACTCAGGGACGAGAGGCAgaggagcacagggtctaggcggCCAGCCTCTTTGGCTGAGGGGAAGACGGATACCTTCTTCTTGACGAGAGACATGACTCCAATGCGGGTCAACACTTGCTGGCGACTCAGTCCCTCCCGAGGGACCCCGTCAGCAAAGGTTTCAGAGCCGTCTGCCCCGGGCTCACAGAGATGGCGCATGAACAAAGACACATAGGCCCTAAGGAGCACGGGGGTAGGAGGTGGGTTAGGAGAGCCTTAGAGGGGACAGGGCAGTAAAGGGGGCACAGGGATTACTGAACCCGAAAGCTCCCGGGTGCCTCCAGGGCTCCTCCCCTGGGCCTCTCGATCTCACCGTCACCTGTCCTCCAAATCCGAactcccccagctgcccccgcccccctgcATCTCCACAGTCCCCTTGGCCTTGGTTACTTCATTCCTAGGCCCCATCAGTCAGCTCTTCATCCTTCCCACCAGCTCCCCTGCCAGGTTATCGTGGTCAAATAAATGTGAGGCAAGGACAGCCCAGGTGAGGCTCCGGTCTCGACTGCCTCTCCCACTGGGGAGGGAAGCCCAGCCGCCCTGCTCTAGGCTCATcagaggggaggtggggcaggCTGAGCCCACCCCCCAGGAAACTGAGCCAGGAAACACCGTCTGGCAGGGAGTACGGTGATCAGCTGAGTAAGGTCACATCATATGGTGGCCAAGAGGAAGGCAGTAACACCCAAAGTTTTCACCCTTCCATCCAACTCAGCCCTGTATCACCCGCACTCACTTGAACTCTTTTTCAGTCTTGCCCCTGAGGTCCCGCACCAGCCACTGGGTGGTGAAGGCGTCCTGTGGGGGCATGCCCCAGCGCATCACAGCATTGAGGAAGGCCTTCCGCTGACGGGTGTTGAATCCCAACACCTGATGATGGGGGCAAGGAGGGAGCGGGCAGTGAATGTCCAGGATCTCATTTCTTGGTCTGTTCTACCCTCAGTGACTCAGCTTCAATTTCCTGCATTCTCTCCTCAGGGGCCTAGGCCAGCTCTCACCTCAATGTTGCCCCCAACTCGAGCCAGCAGTGGAGGCAGTGGCTTATCCTTTTCGTTCCGGAGCTGCCTCTTGGACTGTCGACGCCCTGGGTGGGGAGATGGTGACCCCGGTTAGTAGAGCTGCCACCTCCTCCCCGCCTCACTCTTTCCTAGCCCTCCATTCTCACAAGATACAGAACACAGGAAAGgcctgtgtcagctctgaggcgCTTCTAATTTTCTTCCCAGCGCATTCAGAGCTACTAACCCAATAGGTCCAAAAGAATCGAGTCACACTAAAAAATCAGTTGCACCCGTATGATGCAAGCAagattactggtgggaatgtaaaatgctgtgACCTTTCTTGATCTTTCATCTAGGTGTCTAAGCCTGCGTGGTTATATACTCCCAATTTTAACAGTGGTGAGATTATagatacttcttcctttctgcttaCCTGCAATCTTTACTTTTTCTACAAATGAGCATTTTGTATAAAAATAGTGGGCTTACTAGACAATGGGAAGTGAAATGGGAAGAGGTGTGGTAGAAAGACGAGAGAACAGACGCCACCTTCAGGACGCTCATCAAAgtcttcatcctcctcctctgAGCCCACTGAGTATTCTGACTGGTTATCTGCGAGGGGAAGGGCTCAGTGGTCAGTGGTGGCTCCCTGGATAAGCCCAGGCCGGGGCCCTTGTGTCTGGACGCCTCCCCTCGGAGACTTCTGCACCTTCGCTCTGGCCTCGGCCCCCCTAGGGATGCTGGATGACTGCCTGCAGCCTGACTCAGGACCACACACCATGTCCACTCACCCACCTGCCTCCTGACTCCTGCACAGCCCACTCTAAACAGGGACCCCTGGGTGTCCACCCGAGCCCTCTGAGAGTGCTAGATAGCCGAGGTCACCTGCAAATCCACCTGGCCTCCGAGTAGCTCCCAGTGTCCCTCCCTAATCTCTTTCCACTTGGCAGGGAAGGCCCTGACTTCTAAGCCCCTCCTTTCCTCTAAATGCCCCCAGCTCCAAGCTCCTTCCCAGTGCTCTCCCCTTCCCAACTCCTCCGTCAGGGGCGGCCCTCACCTTGGTCCTCCTGCGCGGCGTCGTTGTAGTTAACCTGCTTGCGGACCCTCTTGCCTTTGCCGAGGTTTCGGGCCAGGTCTTCCTGCTGCTGCTCGTAGTGGTGTCTCAGCAGCTTCTCCCAGTAGTCGGGATCCACGTTCTCCTCCTGCTTGATGATCTCTCGTTCAATTTCCTCAATCTGAAGGGCAGCAGGACGAACGCTGAAGGCCTCCCCTTCCAGTCCTTCCACCCTGACAAAATCCCTACTCGCCCGACAAAATCCCTACTCGCCCGACCAAATCCCTACTCGCCCGACAAAATCCCTACTCGCCCGACAAAATCCCTACTCGCCCGACCAAATCCCTACTCGCCCGACCAAATCCCTACTCGCCCGACAAAATCCCTACTCGCCTGACCAAATCCCTACTCGCCTGACCAAATCCCTACTCGCCTGCCTCCACCCAGCCCTAGACCTCGTCACTGTGTGTAAGTTTTCCTTACCTCTTACCTGCAATATACTTCTCCTCCTCGTTATTTCCCTCTTTTCCAAACCTCTCCTCTAGTGCCCTCTGTGTCCCTCCCACTCTGACTCAGAAGGTCCCCTCCCGAGTTTATCACCACTTTCTCTGCCTAAGTTTTCTCCAAAGTCCAGTCTCATCCTTTAGACCAAGAAGTTGTCTGAGGTCCACTGCCGCTCTTTGATGGGCACCGGGGTAAGAGATCAGATAAAAAACAAGCGCGAAGGGGGAGCCTCCAACTTCAAGCTCTGGTCAAGGACGTCGGACACCACCCTTCAGAGATGGCCCGGGATGGACAGCGTCTGGCCCCAAGCCTCTCACCTTGTCTTCCTCCCTCACCACGTACTGGGCCACCTTGAAGGAGCTGAGATACTCGTTCATGTTCTGCACATCAGTGTCCTCAGTTGCATCCTGGTTCCGGTCCAAGAGCCGAGCGATGGCCTCGTTGTCATAGTGAATCACACTGCTGTCCTCCTCCTTGTTCTCCCCTGGTGGAGTTGGGGAACGAGAGGGGACTCTGAGCTCTAACCAGAACCTCAGGCAGAACTTTAGAGAGATCAGAGGAAAGCCTTCCCCTCTGCTTCCTCTTCACAGGAGCTCTGGAGGAGAAGGCCCTTTCCCTGGACGTACATCTACACAGAGATTTGCTGTTGTTTTCAACCTTACAGGTAAGGAAAGAAGCCAACCCTCCTCCAAGGATGCAGAGAAGACGTTTTCCTCAGGGGGTTTCAGAAGAGAAGTGCTCATAGACAGCAAAGACCTGCTTACAGGGAGCTGCAGAAAAGGCTCTCACCCTCATTTTCATCCTTAAATAGCTCCTCGGTGCCAAATTTGAGGATGTCATCCAGCTCCTGCTTGGACATGGAGCCCGCCTTGGAGCCCAGCCCAGGCCGCACCACCAGATGTGTCAGCATCATCTTCCTCTTGGCCACCTGTGTGATTCGCTCTTCCACTGATGCGCGAGTCACAAACCGGTAAATCATCACTTTGTTGGCCTGGCCGATCCGATGAGCACGGCTGAAGGCCTGCAGGGGCCGGAAAGTGGGGATGCGCCAGGGGAATGGCAGGGGAGACACCCCCTACATGCTCTGGAAAAGAGGCTGACAAGGAAGGGTCTTCTACCCACCAAGACGTTTATTTCTGACCCCAGGACAGACAGACACATCTCCTTGCTCAAAGGGGCTCCAGGAGGCGTGTTCTCACCTGGATATCGTTATGGGGGTTCCAGTCTGAATCAAAGATGATGACAGTGTCGGCAGTGGCCAGATTGATGCCCAGGCCTCCAGCGCGGGTGGACAGGAGGAAGCAGAACTGTTGGGCCCCAGGAGCTAGGAGGCAAGAAGCAGGAGATCAGGCCTTTCTTGTACCCAGCAGGTCTGTCCACCTGCACCTAGATGTTCCCTGACGACAAACAATGACGCCCTCAACTCAAAAGCCCAGGTGGCTGATATCCTCCCAGGCTGGCACCCTCGCAGCCCAGGGACCGAGGCACAGGTTTCTGGGGCCTCCCACACCCAGCAGGGACCAAGGCCCCCCCTTACCGTTGAAGCGGTCGATGGCCTCCTGCCTCAGGGCACCAGTGATGCCGCCGTCAATGCGCTCATACTTGTAGCCTTCGTAGTCTAAGAAGTCCTCTAGCAAGTCTAACATCTTGGTCATCTAGAGCAAGAGAAAAGGCAGGAGTCTAGAACGACGAGGCAGTGGGATGCGCCCTGTCTGTCCTGACTACCTCTTTATTCTCTCTCAACCCCAGTCCTTACACTGTACCCCTGCCCTGTCATATACCACCCCCCAGATGcttcctccacccccagctcctcctgggacattcttgtcattcttttttttttttttttttttttttcggtacgtgggcctctcactgttgtggcctctcccattgcggagcacaggctccggacgcgcaggctcagcggccacggctcacgggcccagccgctccgcggcatgtgggatcttcccggaccgtggcacgaacccgtgtcccctgcactggcaggcggactctcaaccactgcgccaccagggaagcccctctctctctTGATTTAAGGCCATTTCTCCTAAGGCAGAGGTTCTCCTCTGACACCCATGACAAGGTTTCAGGGAAATCTATGAATCCCCTGAAAATGTGTACAAGATTGTCTAGCTGTGTGTGCTGTTCTCCGGAGAACAGACCCACAGCTTGCAGCAGATTTCCAAAAGGTCAgtgctctcctcccttccccaataAGGTTAAGAAACAGTACCAGTCCCAGAGACGACCTTTAGGAGGCAGACGGCTCACCCTTCCCCTCCGCCCCTTTTGGCGTACAGGGACTGGACTACAACGTCCAACAGCCTTAATTAAGAACAGGGATCAGAGACCAGGATGCACTTGGCTACACCGGGAACTCTTAGGGGTGTAATTGCCCAACCTTGCATCCCGTGGCAACCACAGGAACGAGATAAGCGATTATCTGATGGTGAGAAAGAGCTAGAGGGACGGGTCACCTGCGAGAAGATGAGCACTCTGTGTCCTTGCTCCTTCAGCTTCCGCAGCATCTTCTGCAGTAGCATGAGCTTCCCAGATGCCTTAATAAGTGCCCCACCCTCATATGCCCCACTGGGAAGTTTGGGGGACTCctgaaaagaaggcaggaaaaaaggaGAGGGTCAGTCAACACGCCCCCGTATTCTGACTATGCCTAGAAAGCTGGAGGCCCAAATCCAGGCTCCACATCTTTACAATTCCTACTCTTCTCAGAAATCTAGTCTCTGGCCCTCCAGCCCAACTCCAGCCCTGTGCTCAACTGCCCATGTTTCCAAAGAGCCAGGCGTTTCACAGTCCCCCAGCTCCCGTATCTACCATAGCAGCCACAGGAAAGAGATATGGATGGTTGCAGCACTTCTTAAGATCCATCATGATGTTAAGCAACGACACTTGGTTCCCACCTCCTCGTGAATTCAAGGCCTCAAAATTTCGGGTCAGGATATACTTGTAGTATTTCCTAAAGCCCAAGGCAGGGGCATAGAAGAGACACAATAAAGGAAGCAATTATGATGTTGCATTTGGGCACCAACTCTTGGAAAGCTGCCACCAAATCCTCAACCCTGGTCCAGGTAACCCGCCTTGCATCTCACTTCTGCATGGGACTCAGCTCCACGCGGACGATGAGCTCTGTCTTGGCCGGCATATTCTTAAAGACATCAGCCTTGAGCCTCCTCAGCATATGTGGCCCCAGCAAGTCATGAAGTTTCTTAATCTGGTCTTCTTTGGATATGTCGGCaaactcctccaggaagccttccagatTGCTAgtagccagaaggagaaaaggaaatgagtaGGCGTCAGGTTCTTTGCCCCTGACCTCAGGCTCTATTCTTCATTTCAGATGAATCCTCCTCCCACTCATCTTCTCAGTCCCTCCACGTCTCCTCTCTGCAGGCCACCCTAACGGAGCCACTTACTTAAACCTCTCTGGGGTGAGGAAGTTCAGCAGATGGAAGAGCTCCTCCAGATTATTCTGCAATGGAGTCCCTGTCAGCAGCAACTTATGATCTATCTTGTAGCCATTGAGGACCCTGAAAAACTAGAAAATGGGGCAAggaaaggcagaggaaagggCCCATCAGTGGCAAGTGGCTGGCCCACAGTTAATCACCTTTCCCTGCCTCTAGCTCCTATTTCCTTCAGGATCAGAGGCCCTCACATccctagtcctctccctcttccaaCCTGGACTTCTCCCCAGACTTATTCCCAGGCTTCCTGCCTCCCTGATTGCAGAAAGTCCCTGCAACTGTATTTTTTAGGACTAGGGCAAGTAGGAGTCCACAGCCTCAAGTTTCTGAGGCCTGGGTATCTCACTCACCTTGGACTGGTTGTTCTTGAGCCGATGGGCCTCATCCACCACGAGACAGGCCCAGCGGATGGAGCCAAGAGCTGCCTGGTCAATGGTGATCAGCTCATACGATGTCAGCAGAACGTGGAACTTCACTTGTGCCTCCCTCTGCCAACACAACCGTTGTCCACTTGGCTGCCACCCCACACCCAAGCGTCTAGGCCTCCACCCCCACTCTCCACGCAGACACCCAGTCCCAACTGAGACTCCCAAAGGGAGCCCGTTGTCCTGTCCTCCAACTTTGACTCCATGCAGGGACTTCTGAATGTGGCCCCCAAACTTGTACCACCTGTCCAGGATGCACAGATCCCTGCACACCCCTGCGAGTACCCACTACATCTGCAGGACTGGAGTGCCGAGGTGTGAGGGAaggtggaggaaaggagggagaaagctGAATGGGGAATAAAGGAACTGAAGTCCTGGTTGGGGCAACGAAACGACAGATCTGAGGACTTTAGAGGACATGAGATAGAGGGGCTTACCTTCATCTTAAAAGCTTTCTTGCCACCTTTGATGGCATTGTCTTCAAAGGAAAACTCATTCTCACGAATGATGGCTCGGCTGTCCTTGTCACCCGTGTATGTCACCACATAGAACTTGGGTGCCCACATCTGGAACTCCCGCTCCCAGTTAATGATGGTGGAGAGAGGGGCGCTCACCAGGAAGGGACCCTTTGTGTGGCCCTGGGAGTCGAGGGTGGGGGACCTTTAGTCTAGGCTCACGGTCATACAACCCGGTCCGCTGCCTgccgtccccctccccccagttctctgccctcaccctccaCTCCCACCTTCCCCAGTCCAGGCTAGGCCTCAGCACGGCTGTCCCCCTCAGGGCCCGAGAGTCTAGCACCTCCTTATACAGTGAGTAGAGGAAGACGATGGTTTGTATGGTCTTGCCCAGTCCCATCTCATCAGCCAGAATGGTGTCAGTGCCCTGGGCCCACGAGAAGCGTAGCCAGTTCAAGCCCTCCAGCTGATACATGTGCAGTGTGCCTCCAGTGGCTGTGATGAACCGTGGCTGAGTCTCGTATTTCACTGTAGGCTGTAGAAGCAAGAAGTCAGGAAGCTCAGGGGAACCATCAGCTGCTCCTCCGGTCttggcctcctcctcccctctccccggcACTGATATCAAATGGGATTACAAGTCCCTCTCCTATGGCCTGAGCTTATGAATGTTTGAGTCTGCGGTGCCTCCCCCTCATTCCTTAAAACAATACCCAGAAGCACTGTGGGGAAGGAAACTGGTAGAAGAGCCCTGTGTGCTGCTGTCTCTAGCAGCTCTCACTCCTGTGCCAAAATTCCTAGCACTCTTGGGGCAAAGCTGAACACTGAAGCAAGAGCTACTGTTGAAAGAAGCTGTTGAAACTCTGGGAAGTTCTGTCAGAAGCCCCCAGGAAATCTTCAATCACCATGGCTCCAGAAATGGGAGACAGGCCAAGTGAGAGGACTTACATCATTAGTAGGAGAGCTGGGAGGCCCATCACCCTGCagctccttcttcttcttcttatactTGCGGGGCTGGGCGGGGTCCTCCCCCATAATTAGTTCTCTGGGAAAAGAGTGGGTCTGAGTGAGACCTGGTCCTTGGACCCACCCCGTCCTTCTGAACCCACTCCAGACCTAGCTCCCACTTTCCATAACCGGGATTTTCTCACACTCCCTTTCTCCCAGGTTCTTTACCCTCACCCCTTGGAATTCAGCTCTAAAGCCAACCCTCCCCACTCCTCGGCATCGTCACCCCTATTACTCAGGCTAgatcttctttctgttcctcacacTGCCTCCTTCCCGACCCCACCGCAAACAACCCAGCCCAGGCCCCCACTGCCCTCAATTCTAGATTGGGTCTGTCCCTACTGCATCTCATTT
Protein-coding sequences here:
- the CHD3 gene encoding chromodomain-helicase-DNA-binding protein 3 isoform X13, coding for MASPLRDEEEEEEEMVVSEEEEEEEEEGDEEEEEVEAADEDYEEDDDEGVLGRGPGHDRGRDRHSPPGCHLFPPPPPPLPPPPPPPPPPPPDKDDIRLLPSALGVKKRKRGPKKQKENKPGKPRKRKKLDSEEEFGSERDEYREKSESGGSEYGTGPGRKRRRKHREKKEKKTKRRKKGEGDGGQKQVEQKSSATLLLTWGLEDVEHVFSEEDYHTLTNYKAFSQFMRPLIAKKNPKIPMSKMMTILGAKWREFSANNPFKGSAAAVAAAAAAAAAAVAEQVSAAVSSATPIAPSGPPALPPPPAADIQPPPIRRAKTKEGKGPGHKRRSKSPRVPDGRKKLRGKKMAPLKIKLGLLGSKRKKGGSYVFQSDEGPEPEAEESDLDSGSVHSASGRPDGPVRTKKLKRGRPGRKKKKVLGCPAVAGEEEVDGYETDHQDYCEVCQQGGEIILCDTCPRAYHLVCLDPELDRAPEGKWSCPHCEKEGVQWEAKEEEEDYEEEGEEEGEKEEEDDHMEYCRVCKDGGELLCCDACISSYHIHCLNPPLPDIPNGEWLCPRCTCPVLKGRVQKILHWRWGEPPVAVPAPQQADGNPDAPPARPLQGRSEREFFVKWVGLSYWHCSWAKELQLEIFHLVMYRNYQRKNDMDEPPPLDYGSGEDDGKSDKRKVKDPHYAEMEEKYYRFGIKPEWMTVHRIINHTVDKKGNYHYLVKWRDLPYDQSTWEEDEMNIPEYEDHKQSYWRHRELIMGEDPAQPRKYKKKKKELQGDGPPSSPTNDPTVKYETQPRFITATGGTLHMYQLEGLNWLRFSWAQGTDTILADEMGLGKTIQTIVFLYSLYKEGHTKGPFLVSAPLSTIINWEREFQMWAPKFYVVTYTGDKDSRAIIRENEFSFEDNAIKGGKKAFKMKREAQVKFHVLLTSYELITIDQAALGSIRWACLVVDEAHRLKNNQSKFFRVLNGYKIDHKLLLTGTPLQNNLEELFHLLNFLTPERFNNLEGFLEEFADISKEDQIKKLHDLLGPHMLRRLKADVFKNMPAKTELIVRVELSPMQKKYYKYILTRNFEALNSRGGGNQVSLLNIMMDLKKCCNHPYLFPVAAMESPKLPSGAYEGGALIKASGKLMLLQKMLRKLKEQGHRVLIFSQMTKMLDLLEDFLDYEGYKYERIDGGITGALRQEAIDRFNAPGAQQFCFLLSTRAGGLGINLATADTVIIFDSDWNPHNDIQAFSRAHRIGQANKVMIYRFVTRASVEERITQVAKRKMMLTHLVVRPGLGSKAGSMSKQELDDILKFGTEELFKDENEGENKEEDSSVIHYDNEAIARLLDRNQDATEDTDVQNMNEYLSSFKVAQYVVREEDKIEEIEREIIKQEENVDPDYWEKLLRHHYEQQQEDLARNLGKGKRVRKQVNYNDAAQEDQDNQSEYSVGSEEEDEDFDERPEGRRQSKRQLRNEKDKPLPPLLARVGGNIEVLGFNTRQRKAFLNAVMRWGMPPQDAFTTQWLVRDLRGKTEKEFKAYVSLFMRHLCEPGADGSETFADGVPREGLSRQQVLTRIGVMSLVKKKVQEFEHINGRWSVPELVPDPSADSKRSSRASSPTKTSPTTPEASAANSPCTSKPATPAPSEKGDGVRTPLEKDEAENQEERPEKNSKAGEKMETEADTPSPAPSPGERLEPRKIPLEDEVPGVPGEMEPEPGYRGDREKSEDVKGDRELRPGPPRDELRSNGRREEKAEKPRFMFNIADGGFTELHTLWQNEERAAISSGKLNEIWHRRHDYWLLAGIVLHGYARWQDIQNDAQFAIINEPFKTEANKGNFLEMKNKFLARRFKLLEQALVIEEQLRRAAYLNLSQEPAHPAMALHARFAEAECLAESHQHLSKESLAGNKPANAVLHKVLNQLEELLSDMKADVTRLPATLSRIPPIAARLQMSERSILSRLASKGTEPHPTPAFPPGPYATPPGYGAAFSAAPVGALAAAGANYSQMPAGSFITAATNGPPVLVKKEKEMVGALVSDGLDRKEPRAGEVICIDD
- the CHD3 gene encoding chromodomain-helicase-DNA-binding protein 3 isoform X12; translation: MASPLRDEEEEEEEMVVSEEEEEEEEEGDEEEEEVEAADEDYEEDDDEGVLGRGPGHDRGRDRHSPPGCHLFPPPPPPLPPPPPPPPPPPPDKDDIRLLPSALGVKKRKRGPKKQKENKPGKPRKRKKLDSEEEFGSERDEYREKSESGGSEYGTGPGRKRRRKHREKKEKKTKRRKKGEGDGGQKQVEQKSSATLLLTWGLEDVEHVFSEEDYHTLTNYKAFSQFMRPLIAKKNPKIPMSKMMTILGAKWREFSANNPFKGSAAAVAAAAAAAAAAVAEQVSAAVSSATPIAPSGPPALPPPPAADIQPPPIRRAKTKEGKGPGHKRRSKSPRVPDGRKKLRGKKMAPLKIKLGLLGSKRKKGGSYVFQSDEGPEPEAEESDLDSGSVHSASGRPDGPVRTKKLKRGRPGRKKKKVLGCPAVAGEEEVDGYETDHQDYCEVCQQGGEIILCDTCPRAYHLVCLDPELDRAPEGKWSCPHCEKEGVQWEAKEEEEDYEEEGEEEGEKEEEDDHMEYCRVCKDGGELLCCDACISSYHIHCLNPPLPDIPNGEWLCPRCTCPVLKGRVQKILHWRWGEPPVAVPAPQQADGNPDAPPARPLQGRSEREFFVKWVGLSYWHCSWAKELQLEIFHLVMYRNYQRKNDMDEPPPLDYGSGEDDGKSDKRKVKDPHYAEMEEKYYRFGIKPEWMTVHRIINHTVDKKGNYHYLVKWRDLPYDQSTWEEDEMNIPEYEDHKQSYWRHRELIMGEDPAQPRKYKKKKKELQGDGPPSSPTNDPTVKYETQPRFITATGGTLHMYQLEGLNWLRFSWAQGTDTILADEMGLGKTIQTIVFLYSLYKEGHTKGPFLVSAPLSTIINWEREFQMWAPKFYVVTYTGDKDSRAIIRENEFSFEDNAIKGGKKAFKMKREAQVKFHVLLTSYELITIDQAALGSIRWACLVVDEAHRLKNNQSKFFRVLNGYKIDHKLLLTGTPLQNNLEELFHLLNFLTPERFNNLEGFLEEFADISKEDQIKKLHDLLGPHMLRRLKADVFKNMPAKTELIVRVELSPMQKKYYKYILTRNFEALNSRGGGNQVSLLNIMMDLKKCCNHPYLFPVAAMESPKLPSGAYEGGALIKASGKLMLLQKMLRKLKEQGHRVLIFSQMTKMLDLLEDFLDYEGYKYERIDGGITGALRQEAIDRFNAPGAQQFCFLLSTRAGGLGINLATADTVIIFDSDWNPHNDIQAFSRAHRIGQANKVMIYRFVTRASVEERITQVAKRKMMLTHLVVRPGLGSKAGSMSKQELDDILKFGTEELFKDENEGENKEEDSSVIHYDNEAIARLLDRNQDATEDTDVQNMNEYLSSFKVAQYVVREEDKIEEIEREIIKQEENVDPDYWEKLLRHHYEQQQEDLARNLGKGKRVRKQVNYNDAAQEDQDNQSEYSVGSEEEDEDFDERPEGGVCSLVFLPHLFPFHFPLSRRRQSKRQLRNEKDKPLPPLLARVGGNIEVLGFNTRQRKAFLNAVMRWGMPPQDAFTTQWLVRDLRGKTEKEFKAYVSLFMRHLCEPGADGSETFADGVPREGLSRQQVLTRIGVMSLVKKKVQEFEHINGRWSVPELVPDPSADSKRSSRASSPTKTSPTTPEASAANSPCTSKPATPAPSEKGDGVRTPLEKDEAENQEERPEKNSKAGEKMETEADTPSPAPSPGERLEPRKIPLEDEVPGVPGEMEPEPGYRGDREKSEDVKGDRELRPGPPRDELRSNGRREEKAEKPRFMFNIADGGFTELHTLWQNEERAAISSGKLNEIWHRRHDYWLLAGIVLHGYARWQDIQNDAQFAIINEPFKTEANKGNFLEMKNKFLARRFKLLEQALVIEEQLRRAAYLNLSQEPAHPAMALHARFAEAECLAESHQHLSKESLAGNKPANAVLHKVLNQLEELLSDMKADVTRLPATLSRIPPIAARLQMSERSILSRLASKGTEPHPTPAFPPGPYATPPGYGAAFSAAPVGALAAAGANYSQMPAGSFITAATNGPPVLVKKEKEMVGALVSDGLDRKEPRAGEVICIDD